The following coding sequences lie in one Halogeometricum rufum genomic window:
- a CDS encoding phosphoadenosine phosphosulfate reductase family protein → MAEGFPDYLDVDYSDGEGETPEDYPSIQHKIEKAIEVTKKGLEEYENPVVMWTGGKDSTLCLYFIKEVAEKHGYDVPPAVFIDHYQHFDEIHDFVDKWADEWDLDVIYARNEDVGAYVDEHGLEPGDDIPVDELSEHNQHHIRNLLEYEDDTFPFLLDTYVGNHLLKTVALNDALEEYDVDGVISGVRWDEQEARADETFFSPRHDPDIYPPHDRVQPILQFDEASVWQAFWNFVVPDTVEDFPEDGYVPQSAEDLPNGLTQDDIPVSPKYFAGFRSLGSEVSTDKTTEEPAWLQDMENTTERAGRAQDKEDLMERLRDLGYM, encoded by the coding sequence ATGGCAGAAGGCTTCCCCGACTATCTCGACGTCGACTACAGCGACGGCGAAGGAGAGACTCCCGAAGACTATCCGAGCATCCAGCACAAGATAGAGAAGGCCATCGAAGTCACGAAGAAGGGCCTCGAAGAGTACGAGAACCCCGTCGTGATGTGGACCGGCGGGAAGGACTCGACGCTCTGCCTCTACTTCATCAAAGAGGTCGCCGAGAAACACGGCTACGACGTGCCGCCGGCGGTGTTCATCGACCACTACCAGCACTTCGACGAGATTCACGACTTCGTCGACAAGTGGGCCGACGAGTGGGACCTCGACGTCATCTACGCCCGCAACGAGGACGTGGGCGCGTACGTCGACGAACACGGACTCGAACCGGGCGACGACATCCCGGTCGACGAACTGTCCGAGCACAACCAGCACCACATCCGCAACCTGCTGGAGTACGAGGACGACACGTTCCCGTTCCTGCTGGACACGTACGTCGGCAACCACCTCCTGAAGACGGTGGCGCTGAACGACGCCCTCGAAGAGTACGACGTCGACGGCGTCATCTCCGGCGTCCGCTGGGACGAACAGGAGGCGCGCGCGGACGAGACGTTCTTCTCGCCGCGTCACGACCCCGACATCTACCCGCCGCACGACCGCGTCCAACCCATCCTCCAGTTCGACGAAGCGTCGGTCTGGCAGGCCTTCTGGAACTTCGTCGTGCCGGACACCGTCGAGGACTTCCCCGAGGACGGCTACGTCCCGCAGTCGGCCGAGGACCTGCCGAACGGTCTGACGCAGGACGACATCCCCGTCTCGCCGAAGTACTTCGCCGGCTTCCGGTCGCTCGGCAGCGAAGTCTCGACGGACAAGACCACCGAGGAACCGGCGTGGCTGCAGGATATGGAGAACACGACCGAGCGCGCGGGCCGCGCACAGGACAAAGAGGACCTGATGGAACGCCTGCGCGACCTCGGCTACATGTAA
- a CDS encoding phosphoadenosine phosphosulfate reductase family protein — MSSTFPSYVSLDYDAGRGESAADYPTLEDKIANAAEVTRQALEQYRRPAVMWTGGKDSTVVLYVVREVAAEMGVPVPPVVFIDHFEHFPETVAFVERWAEEWDLDLVFARNEDFVRLDASPGDEIPLADLSETNRRELERLDYEGDTLTLDADTFEGNHLLKTVALNDVIADRGFDGIFSGVRWDEQESRAEETFFSPRHDSEKYPPHDRVHPILQFEEADIWAAFWEFIVPDAAPGYPVGHVPESTDDLPEGVAATDIPVSPKYFEGFRSLGTESGSAKSDDRPAWVQDLGASTEREGRAQDKEDLMGRLRDLGYM; from the coding sequence ATGTCTTCCACGTTCCCCTCGTACGTCTCGCTCGATTACGACGCCGGCCGCGGCGAGAGCGCCGCCGACTACCCGACGCTCGAAGACAAGATTGCCAACGCCGCCGAGGTGACCCGGCAGGCACTCGAACAGTACCGCCGCCCCGCGGTCATGTGGACCGGCGGGAAGGACTCCACCGTCGTCCTCTACGTGGTCCGCGAAGTCGCCGCCGAGATGGGCGTCCCGGTGCCCCCCGTCGTCTTCATCGACCACTTCGAGCACTTCCCCGAGACGGTGGCGTTCGTCGAACGCTGGGCCGAGGAGTGGGACCTCGACCTCGTCTTCGCCCGCAACGAGGACTTCGTCCGCCTCGACGCCAGTCCGGGCGACGAGATTCCCCTCGCGGACCTCTCGGAGACGAACCGCCGCGAACTCGAACGCCTCGACTACGAGGGCGACACGCTCACCCTCGACGCCGACACCTTCGAGGGCAACCACCTCCTGAAGACCGTCGCGCTCAACGACGTCATCGCGGACCGCGGGTTCGACGGCATCTTCTCGGGCGTCCGCTGGGACGAACAGGAGTCCCGCGCCGAGGAGACGTTCTTCTCGCCGCGCCACGACTCCGAGAAGTACCCCCCGCACGACAGAGTCCACCCCATCCTCCAGTTCGAGGAGGCGGACATCTGGGCCGCGTTCTGGGAGTTCATCGTCCCCGACGCCGCGCCGGGCTACCCCGTCGGTCACGTCCCCGAGAGCACCGACGACCTGCCCGAGGGGGTCGCGGCGACGGACATCCCCGTCTCGCCGAAGTACTTCGAGGGCTTCCGGTCGCTCGGCACCGAGTCCGGGTCGGCGAAGTCCGACGACCGGCCCGCGTGGGTCCAGGACC